From a single Fulvivirga ulvae genomic region:
- a CDS encoding aldo/keto reductase, translating into MQKRKLRDLEVSAIGYGCMGLSMGYGEAPGKDESLRLIRAACDMGCTLFNTAEFYGVDGVNEELLGEALKGVRNDVVISTKFWIPGKWEGTSKQLMQELRTRLENSLKRLNTDHIELYTQARVNDSIPLEDVAYCMAEFIKEGKIGGWGLSQANADQVLQAHLVTPLTAIESEYSMMERTFEKGVLPLCKDQNIGFMAFSPLANGFLSGKVDPQTEYTGIDARRVISRFYKENQIANQPLLSLLRQFAEAKNATPAQISLAWMLHKYDFLVPIPGSRKLDRISENLHATDVVLSDDEFSKIETELASIEIHGNRTDEDIAKLRAIIARESASSDTSGPFSRDWQA; encoded by the coding sequence ATGCAAAAAAGGAAATTAAGAGATCTGGAAGTATCTGCGATCGGTTATGGGTGTATGGGGCTTAGCATGGGATATGGGGAAGCTCCCGGAAAAGATGAATCGCTCCGGTTAATCCGTGCAGCCTGTGATATGGGATGTACCCTTTTTAATACCGCCGAATTTTACGGCGTTGACGGTGTAAATGAAGAATTGCTGGGCGAGGCTTTAAAAGGCGTAAGAAATGATGTGGTCATATCCACCAAATTCTGGATACCGGGAAAATGGGAAGGCACCTCAAAGCAATTAATGCAGGAGCTGAGGACTCGCCTTGAAAACTCGCTGAAAAGACTCAATACGGACCACATTGAGCTATACACCCAGGCGCGGGTCAATGACAGCATTCCATTGGAGGATGTTGCCTATTGTATGGCTGAGTTTATCAAAGAGGGTAAAATTGGTGGTTGGGGCTTGTCGCAGGCCAATGCTGACCAGGTTCTGCAAGCACATTTGGTAACTCCGCTGACCGCTATTGAAAGTGAATATTCTATGATGGAGCGGACCTTTGAAAAGGGGGTACTTCCGTTATGCAAAGATCAGAATATTGGCTTTATGGCTTTTTCTCCTTTGGCCAATGGTTTTCTATCGGGCAAGGTTGACCCGCAAACTGAGTATACAGGTATTGATGCCAGAAGGGTTATATCACGTTTTTATAAAGAAAATCAAATCGCCAATCAGCCATTACTTAGTCTGCTCCGTCAGTTTGCTGAGGCAAAAAATGCAACGCCTGCACAAATTTCACTGGCATGGATGCTGCATAAGTATGACTTTCTTGTTCCTATTCCCGGCTCGCGTAAGCTTGACAGAATCTCTGAGAACCTGCATGCCACGGATGTTGTGTTATCAGACGATGAGTTCAGCAAAATAGAAACGGAGCTTGCCAGCATTGAAATTCATGGCAACCGAACCGATGAAGACATTGCAAAACTAAGGGCGATCATTGCCCGGGAATCCGCCTCCAGCGATACCTCCGGCCCCTTTTCTAGGGACTGGCAGGCGTAA
- a CDS encoding zinc-dependent metalloprotease, with amino-acid sequence MKQKQPLIVILLCLLSLGAFAQIDPGALKCKASEMNKQILQASPEAMQEYQKLEEFTKSYVKQLRQNKIDHNEALIASPTYIIPVVFHVFGTNFAGSTVTQAKVEQALLKLNEDFQGLNSDFNTVDSQFAGIKQSLSIEFRLAKIDPNGNSTTGVKFYGALNGFGNGGGYDSQIQQYAWDNYKYMNVYIQLDLYNDGSTTNSGVAWYPNTYMSNNNTARVVYNGRYLHGNTNDEFASVLTHEFGHWLNLIHTFEGGCSSPNDQVSDTPAENSSTSNGCSPATNCYGQYINYENYMGYNGASGCYKMYTQGQVNRMLAALQHPARQPLWQESNLIATGTSDGGGTTVTAPSGLSATAASSSQINLTWNDNSNNETGFAIERASGGGSYSTIANLGANSTSYSNTGLSASTTYTYRVRAYSGSTYSSYSNTSSATTSGGGTSYCTISGNASYEYINKVNIGSFSNTSGSNSGYGNYTSQTASLAAGSNVSVVLTPGFSGSSYREYWSVWIDYDKDNTFEASELVISGLNGTGAVSGNFTVSSTATGTTRMRVVMKYNSAPTAACGNIGDGEAEDYTVTFSGSSNSLATPGNIRSAGTYASGFYAGWGLVSGATGYDVQLYSGSSWQAQGTSTTYYLWIPKQGSTTSYTFRVRAKNSSETSAWSNSFTVTLPAAGPDPSGLSPDSFSVYPNPNKTGLLSFNIPYTEGEDYVISIYDAQGKLADQVKNRNTHTISHLKKGLYLIKFSQGSSEVTQRLVIE; translated from the coding sequence ATGAAACAGAAACAACCTTTAATCGTAATTTTACTATGCCTCTTAAGCTTAGGGGCTTTTGCGCAAATTGACCCCGGTGCGCTAAAATGTAAGGCATCGGAAATGAACAAGCAAATACTGCAAGCTTCACCGGAAGCCATGCAGGAATATCAGAAACTGGAAGAGTTTACCAAAAGCTATGTAAAGCAGCTTCGCCAAAACAAAATTGACCACAATGAAGCACTGATCGCAAGCCCGACTTACATCATACCCGTAGTGTTTCATGTATTCGGCACAAACTTCGCTGGCTCTACGGTAACACAAGCTAAAGTGGAGCAGGCTCTTCTCAAGCTTAATGAGGATTTTCAGGGTTTGAACAGCGACTTCAATACAGTGGACAGTCAGTTTGCTGGAATAAAACAATCTTTAAGCATTGAATTCAGGCTGGCCAAGATTGACCCCAACGGAAATTCGACTACAGGAGTGAAGTTTTATGGTGCACTTAATGGTTTTGGAAACGGTGGTGGCTATGATTCTCAAATCCAGCAGTATGCCTGGGACAATTACAAGTACATGAACGTCTATATTCAGCTCGACTTGTATAACGACGGTTCCACCACCAACTCTGGTGTAGCCTGGTACCCTAACACCTACATGTCGAATAACAATACTGCACGTGTGGTTTATAACGGGCGTTATCTCCATGGCAATACAAATGACGAATTTGCTTCAGTACTGACTCATGAATTTGGTCATTGGCTTAATCTGATCCATACTTTTGAAGGAGGATGCTCCTCTCCTAACGATCAGGTATCTGACACGCCGGCAGAGAACTCAAGTACGTCAAATGGTTGTTCCCCGGCCACTAATTGCTACGGACAATATATCAACTATGAAAACTATATGGGCTATAACGGAGCCAGCGGATGCTATAAAATGTATACACAGGGACAGGTTAACAGGATGCTTGCTGCACTTCAGCATCCGGCGAGACAACCGCTGTGGCAGGAATCTAACCTTATAGCAACGGGTACCTCTGATGGTGGCGGCACCACGGTAACAGCACCTTCCGGTTTATCAGCGACAGCTGCGTCATCATCACAGATAAATCTCACCTGGAATGACAACTCCAACAACGAAACCGGTTTTGCCATTGAAAGGGCTTCTGGTGGTGGAAGCTATAGCACGATTGCCAATTTAGGCGCAAATTCGACTTCATACAGTAATACCGGCCTGAGTGCAAGTACTACTTATACCTACAGGGTAAGGGCGTACTCTGGCAGCACCTATTCATCGTATTCCAATACATCATCGGCTACTACCTCCGGAGGAGGAACTTCTTATTGTACTATTTCAGGCAATGCATCTTATGAATATATCAATAAGGTAAATATCGGGAGTTTCTCAAATACTTCAGGCTCCAATTCAGGATATGGCAACTATACTTCACAAACAGCCTCTCTTGCAGCTGGAAGTAATGTTAGTGTTGTGCTTACCCCTGGTTTTTCAGGAAGTTCATATCGCGAATACTGGTCAGTATGGATTGATTATGACAAGGACAATACGTTTGAAGCTTCCGAACTGGTCATCAGCGGGCTTAACGGGACAGGGGCTGTATCTGGCAATTTCACGGTAAGCTCCACTGCCACGGGTACAACAAGAATGCGCGTGGTAATGAAATACAACAGTGCACCCACTGCTGCCTGTGGAAATATAGGAGACGGAGAAGCAGAAGACTATACAGTTACTTTTTCTGGTTCATCAAATTCGCTTGCAACACCGGGTAACATTCGCTCTGCAGGCACCTATGCTTCAGGGTTTTATGCCGGGTGGGGATTGGTATCGGGAGCCACAGGCTACGATGTTCAGCTATACTCCGGGTCCTCATGGCAAGCCCAGGGTACTTCTACAACTTACTATTTGTGGATCCCTAAGCAGGGATCTACAACCAGCTATACCTTTAGAGTAAGAGCAAAAAATAGTAGCGAAACCAGCGCATGGAGCAATTCCTTTACGGTAACTCTGCCTGCTGCCGGCCCGGATCCGTCAGGGTTAAGCCCCGATAGCTTCTCTGTATACCCTAACCCAAACAAGACGGGCCTACTTTCCTTCAATATTCCTTATACCGAAGGTGAAGATTATGTAATCAGCATATACGATGCACAAGGCAAACTGGCTGACCAGGTGAAAAACAGAAATACTCATACTATTTCACACCTGAAAAAAGGACTCTATTTAATTAAATTCAGCCAGGGTTCTTCGGAAGTTACCCAACGGCTTGTGATCGAGTAA
- a CDS encoding LacI family DNA-binding transcriptional regulator, which yields MGKGQVTIRDIALKLNISISTVSRAMRGMADVNPETKKKVLEMASQLNYEPNLIAQSLRINRTNTIGIIVPDVEVHFFSSIVSGIQEVASEVNYNVLFCQSNENYQTELNNLKTLIASRVDGLLISLSRETEDMEHLLRVQRKNIPLVLFDRISDDIDTSKVNVSDMDGAFKAVKYLVDTGCRRIAYLAGPKNLAISNKRMDGYFKALRVCGITPDENLIVHCNSLRDDAGNATDKLLALKEKPDGIFCVNDPVALQAMQVVKQHGFKIPEDISIIGFTDDPVSALVEPALTTVAQPSHEMGKCAAKLLIDQIKGYNGASRTVTLDTKLVLRGTTRALRET from the coding sequence ATGGGGAAAGGACAGGTAACGATCAGGGATATTGCATTAAAACTCAACATTTCAATTTCTACAGTTTCTAGGGCAATGCGCGGCATGGCTGATGTTAACCCGGAAACCAAGAAAAAAGTACTGGAAATGGCCAGTCAGCTTAATTATGAACCTAACCTGATAGCACAGAGCCTGCGTATCAACCGTACAAACACTATTGGTATTATAGTACCAGACGTTGAAGTACATTTTTTCAGTTCTATTGTGAGTGGTATTCAGGAAGTGGCCTCTGAGGTTAATTACAATGTTCTGTTCTGCCAATCGAATGAAAACTATCAAACGGAGCTCAACAACCTCAAAACGCTTATCGCCAGCCGTGTAGACGGACTACTGATCTCGCTTTCGAGGGAGACTGAAGATATGGAGCATTTGCTCAGGGTGCAGCGAAAAAATATCCCATTGGTTTTGTTTGACAGAATAAGTGACGACATAGATACCTCCAAAGTAAATGTGAGCGACATGGATGGAGCTTTTAAAGCTGTAAAATATCTGGTAGATACCGGGTGCAGAAGAATAGCTTACCTTGCCGGCCCGAAAAACCTGGCAATAAGCAACAAACGTATGGACGGCTACTTCAAAGCCTTACGGGTCTGTGGCATTACTCCCGATGAAAACCTGATTGTACACTGCAACTCACTTAGAGATGATGCCGGTAACGCAACTGATAAGCTGCTGGCCCTTAAAGAAAAACCAGATGGAATATTCTGTGTCAACGATCCCGTCGCACTTCAGGCGATGCAGGTTGTTAAACAACACGGTTTCAAAATTCCGGAAGACATTTCGATCATTGGCTTTACTGACGATCCGGTCTCTGCCCTGGTGGAACCTGCTTTGACTACTGTTGCGCAGCCCTCACATGAAATGGGCAAATGCGCTGCCAAACTTTTAATTGATCAGATCAAAGGGTATAATGGTGCCTCAAGGACTGTAACACTGGATACCAAATTGGTTTTGAGGGGTACTACCAGGGCTCTAAGGGAGACTTGA
- a CDS encoding ornithine cyclodeaminase family protein has translation MKFIDSHTIAKTLQPDALVDKLHEAFKRFEVRAPMRHHHDYTVPGKDRESTLLLMPAWLEGESLGVKMVSVSPFNDLYNLPSIQGLYILNNATTGQTELILDAKELTVRRTAAASALASRFLSRKDSHSLLMIGTGALAPHLIMAHRAVRPISKVFVWGRDVSKAEQLCSEISLPGSSYTAIDSIEEVIGEVDIVSCATLSKTPLILGEWLRPGQHVDLVGAYRPDMREADDNVVKRACIYVDTYQGALKETGDLVIPLREGVIDKEDIKAELKELCNGSKAGRSSDDQITCFKSVGHAIEDLVAAMLIKENLGKIH, from the coding sequence ATGAAATTTATAGATAGCCATACCATTGCAAAAACACTTCAGCCTGACGCCCTGGTAGACAAACTGCACGAAGCCTTTAAAAGATTTGAAGTCCGTGCTCCCATGCGTCATCACCATGACTATACCGTTCCGGGTAAAGACAGGGAATCCACGTTACTTTTAATGCCGGCGTGGCTTGAGGGCGAATCATTGGGAGTAAAAATGGTATCGGTTTCACCCTTTAATGATCTTTATAACTTACCGTCAATCCAGGGACTGTATATTCTTAACAATGCTACAACGGGCCAGACGGAGTTAATACTGGATGCGAAAGAACTAACGGTGCGTAGAACAGCGGCAGCGTCTGCACTGGCTTCCCGGTTTCTTTCCCGCAAGGACAGCCACAGCCTGCTTATGATCGGTACAGGCGCACTTGCCCCGCATCTGATTATGGCCCATCGTGCAGTCAGGCCGATCAGCAAAGTGTTTGTATGGGGACGTGATGTTAGCAAAGCAGAACAGTTATGCAGTGAGATCAGCCTGCCGGGTTCATCTTATACTGCAATTGACTCTATTGAGGAGGTCATAGGCGAGGTTGATATAGTAAGCTGTGCAACACTTAGCAAAACGCCACTTATTTTGGGAGAATGGCTCAGGCCCGGTCAGCACGTTGACCTGGTAGGTGCTTATCGCCCTGATATGAGGGAGGCTGATGACAACGTTGTAAAAAGGGCATGTATCTATGTAGATACTTACCAGGGTGCATTGAAAGAGACCGGCGATCTGGTTATTCCTTTGCGGGAAGGAGTAATTGACAAGGAAGATATAAAGGCAGAACTGAAAGAGCTGTGTAACGGGAGCAAAGCCGGAAGAAGCTCTGATGATCAGATAACATGCTTTAAATCAGTGGGGCATGCCATTGAAGATCTGGTTGCCGCCATGCTGATAAAGGAAAATTTAGGGAAAATTCATTAG
- a CDS encoding helix-turn-helix domain-containing protein, with product MNTPRKFESLSDFHRAFGLPQPLHPLISFVNMEDIVIPADVFDHFILDFYKIAYKTNLCGQARYGQNYYDFGEGGLIFTSPYQVFETPKSSGTGYIFFIHPDFLLTYPLAKKIKQYGFFSYAANEALHLSAHEKETIMSIFKIIDDELQARIDKFSQDVVISQIELLLNYSNRFYNRQFITHKAVYNDLLQKVEETLDHYFLHSKPLNEGLPTVQYLADQVNLSPGYLSDLLRSLTGQNAQQHIHNKLISAAKEKLSITDDTISEIAYTLGFEHPQSFSKFFKTKTNFSPLQFRQSFYSSGEL from the coding sequence ATGAATACACCCAGAAAGTTTGAATCGCTGTCTGATTTTCACAGAGCATTTGGCTTGCCTCAGCCATTGCATCCGTTGATAAGTTTTGTGAATATGGAAGACATTGTTATTCCAGCCGATGTTTTTGATCACTTCATTCTGGACTTTTATAAGATCGCCTACAAGACCAATTTATGCGGACAGGCCAGGTATGGTCAAAATTATTATGATTTCGGTGAAGGTGGATTGATTTTTACTTCTCCATACCAGGTTTTTGAAACCCCTAAAAGCTCGGGTACAGGGTATATTTTTTTTATTCATCCGGATTTCCTGCTCACTTATCCATTAGCAAAAAAGATCAAACAATATGGCTTCTTTTCATATGCCGCCAATGAGGCATTGCATTTGTCAGCTCATGAAAAGGAAACGATTATGTCCATCTTTAAAATTATTGATGATGAGCTGCAGGCGAGAATAGATAAGTTCAGTCAGGACGTGGTCATATCTCAAATCGAGTTATTATTAAATTACAGCAACCGGTTTTATAACCGCCAGTTTATTACACATAAGGCCGTTTATAATGATTTACTGCAAAAGGTAGAGGAAACTTTAGATCACTACTTTCTCCATTCCAAGCCATTAAACGAAGGATTGCCCACAGTCCAGTACCTGGCTGATCAGGTAAATTTATCTCCAGGCTACCTTAGTGACCTATTGCGCTCGCTTACAGGGCAAAATGCCCAACAGCATATACATAACAAGCTGATATCAGCCGCCAAAGAAAAGCTTTCGATTACAGATGATACGATCTCAGAAATAGCCTATACCTTAGGTTTCGAGCATCCGCAGTCTTTCAGCAAATTTTTCAAAACAAAGACTAATTTTTCGCCCTTGCAATTCAGACAATCATTTTATAGTTCAGGAGAACTCTGA